The Suncus etruscus isolate mSunEtr1 chromosome 7, mSunEtr1.pri.cur, whole genome shotgun sequence genome includes a window with the following:
- the PLD6 gene encoding mitochondrial cardiolipin hydrolase has protein sequence MKRVSWQVAVGTAVGLALALEAVPALLRWLQGRKKRRPRREVLFFPSQVTCTEALLQDSGAAPRRRPPLAASAASAPSEPAVGCPCSLPHGESSLSRLLRALLEAKATLELCLFAFSSPQLGRAVQLLHQRGVRVRVITDCDYMALNGSQIGLLRKAGIQVRHDQDLGYMHHKFAIVDKKLLITGSLNWTTQAIQNNRENVLIMEDEEYVKLFLKEFERIWEEFNPTKYTFFPQKKSQ, from the exons ATGAAGCGGGTGAGCTGGCAGGTGGCCGTGGGCACGGCCGTGGGCCTGGCACTGGCGCTGGAGGCTGTGCCGGCCTTGCTGCGCTGGCTGCAGGGTCGGAAGAAGCGACGCCCGCGGCGCGAGGTCCTCTTCTTCCCGTCCCAGGTGACCTGCACCGAGGCGCTGTTGCAGGACTCAGGTGCGGCCCCGAGACGGAGACCTCCACTAGCGGCGTCCGCAGCGTCGGCGCCCTCCGAGCCGGCCGTGGGCTGCCCGTGCAGCTTGCCTCACGGCGAGAGCTCGCTGAGCCGCCTGCTGCGGGCCCTGCTGGAAGCCAAGGCCACCCTGGAGCTGTGCCTCTTCGCCTTCTCCAGCCCGCAGCTGGGCCGCGCCGTGCAGCTGCTGCACCAGCGCGGGGTGCGCGTGCGCGTCATCACCGACTGCGACTACATGGCCCTCAACGGCTCCCAGATCGGCCTCCTGCGCAAGGCGG GTATCCAGGTTCGCCATGACCAAGACCTCGGCTACATGCACCACAAGTTTGCAATAGTGGACAAGAAGCTGCTGATAACCGGTTCTCTCAACTGGACCACACAAGCCATTCAGAACAATAGAGAAAACGTTCTGATTATGGAAGATGAAGAGTATGTGAAGCTTTTTCTGAAAGAATTTGAGCGTATCTGGGAAGAGTTTAACCCTACAAAGTATACCTTCTTTCCACAGAAGAAAAGCCAGTGA